gggggtgggggatgaggggggggggtccccagccgcggcgctgacccccccccccgcaggcagCTGCTTCCTCTGCCTGGTGGACGTGGTGCCGGTGAAGAACGAGGCCGGCGCCGTCATCATGTTCATCCTCAACTTCGAGGCCGTGACGGGGACGgagcccccaccccacccccgccAACCACCGCGTGCCCCCCGCCGCCTGGCTCCCCGCAGGTAGGGGGGCACGCcgcggcgtggggagggggatttGCCCAgcagacccccaccccaccccaccgctGTCCCCATCCAGGCCGTGGCAGATCCTTCCGGATGAAGCTCCCGGCGCTGCTGGCGCTGGCGGGGGGCAAAGCgtcgccgccccccgcgccgcccgacGTCGTCGTCGACTTCTCGAAGCCGAGCGGCGAATCCGACGCcgaggaccccccccccgccagcccgggggACCCCCAACCCGAGGACCTggcggccgagccccccgccgcccgtcGCCGCGCGTCCTCCGCCGACGACGTCGCGACGGGCGAGGGCGAGAAGCGGTGGCGCGGGCGACGCGGGCACGAGGCGCGACGCGGGTCCGGCGCGGGTACGGGCACGTGGGGGGGGGcgtggcgtggggaggggggggcggggccgtCAGCGCCCGCCGCTGCGTTAGGGACGGGGCCGCGTGCTCGCGAGAGGCCGTCGCTGTCGCGATAGGCGTCGATTTGAGGAGAACCCCCGCGGGCGCCTCGTTAGCCCCCCCTGATCCTGCCGAGCTCAttaaggaaggggaaaataattaaattagcAATTAATGATGGCAAGCAGTCCAGTGGGGGGCGCTGCAGCCACCTCATTAGCTCCCGATCCCGCCAAGCTCAttagaaaggggaaaataattaaattagcAATTAATGATGGCAAGCTGTTGGGTCttggggggctgcggccgcctcGTTAGCCCCCGATCCTGCCAAGCTCGttaaggaaggggaaaataattGAATTAATGATTAATTATTGCAAGCTGATGGGTCTTGGGGGGCTGTGGCCGCCTCGTTAGCCCCCCGATCCCACCGAGCTCAttaaggaaggggaaaataattaaattaatgaTTAACGATGGTAAAAGATTGGGTCAGGGGCTCTGCGGCCGCCTCCTTAGCCCCCCGATCCCTCCGAGCTCAttagaaaggggaaaataattaaattagcAATTAATGATGGCAAGCTGTTGGGTCttggggggctgcggccgcctcGTTAGCCCCCAATCCTGCCAAGCTCAttaaggaaggggaaaataatgaaattaatgATTAATTATGGCAAGCAGTCCAGTGGGGGGCGCTGCAGCCACCTCGTTAGCTCCCGATCCCGCCAAGCTCAttagaaaggggaaaataattgAATTAATGATTAATTATGGCAAGCTGATGGGTCTTGGGGGGCTGTGGCCACTTCGTTAGCCCCCGATCCTGCTGAGCTCGttaaggaaggggaaaataattaaattaacaaTTAACGATGGCAAGTGGCCAGGTGGGGGCACTGCGGCTGCCAAGCTCAttaaggaaggggaaaataattaaattaatgaTTAATTATGGCAAGCAGTCCAGTGGGGGGCGCTGCAGCCACCTCGTTAGCCCCCGATCCCTCCGAGCTCAttagaaaggggaaaataattaaattaacaaTTAACGATGGCAAGCTGTTGGGTCTTGGGGGGCTGTGGCCGCCTCGTTAGCCCCCAATCCTGCCAAGCTCATTAAGGGAGGGGAAAATAATTACATTAATGATTAATTATGGCAAGCAGTCCAGTGGGGGGCGCTGCAGCCACCTCATTAGCCCCCGATCCCGCCGAGCTCAttaaggaaggggaaaataattGAATTAATGATTAATTATGGCAAGCTGTTCGGTGGGGCACTGTGGCCACCTCGTTAGCCCCCCGATCCCGCCAAGCTCATTAAGGAAGGGGCAAATAATTAAATTCACAATTAACGATGGCAAAAGATTGGGTCAGGGGCGCTGCAGCCACCTCGTTAGCCCCCGATCCCACTGAGCTCATTAAGGAAGGGGAAAATAGTTAAATTAACAATTAACGATGGCAAGTGGCCAGGTGGGGGCGCTGCGGCTGCCAAGCTCAttaaggaaggggaaaataattaaattaatgaTTAACGATGGCAAGCTGTTGGGTCTTGGGGGGCTGGGGCCGCCTCGTTAGCCCCCCCCCATCCTGCCGAGCTCAttaaggaaggggaaaataattaaattaacaaTTAACGATGGCAAAAGATTGGGTCAGGGGCGCTGCGGCCGCCTCgttagccccccccccccccgccgatcCCACCAAGCTCATTAAGGAAGgcgaaaataattaaattaacaaTTAACGATGGCAAGTGGCCAGGTGGGGGGTGCTGCGGCTGCCAAGCTCAttaaggaaggggaaaataattaaattaacgATTAATTATTGCAAGCTGTTGGGTCTtggggggctgcagctgcctcgTTAGCCCCCGATCCCGCCGAGCTCATTAGAGaggggaaaataattaaattaatgaTTAATTATGGCAAGCAGTCCAGTGGGGGGCGCTGCAGCCAACTCGTTAGCCCCCCGATCCCGCCGAGCTCAttaaggaaggggaaaataattaCATTAATGATTAATTATGGCAAAAGATTGGGTCAGGGGCGCTGTGGCCGCCTCGTTAGCCCTCCGATCCCGCCAAGCTCattaaagaaggggaaaataattaaattaacaaTTAACGATGGCAAGTGGCCAGGTGGGGGCGCTGCGGCTGCCAAGCTCAttaaggaaggggaaaataattaaattaacgATTAATTATGGCAAGCTGTTGGGTCTTGGGGGGCTGTGGCCGCCTCGTTAGCCCCCCGATCCCACCAAGCTCAttaaggaaggggaaaataattaaatCAGCAATTAGCGGTGGCAAGCGGTCGGCTCGCGGTCCCGTAGCGCCTGGCTGGGgggcacagaccccccccccaccccggctccccTCGCCCCTCCCCCACCGTGGGGTTCACCCACCCCAGAGCTCCCCTCGcccgctgcgggaccccccccacccgTGGGTCACCAGGGCcgtggggtgcccccccccccgtggtGACCCTGCCCCCCCCAGGGGCCGTGGCCACCGTCCGGAGCGTCCTCCTGAGCTCCACCTCGGACTCGGAGCTGGCGCGCGCCCGCGCCCTGGGCAGGATCCCCCAGATCTCCCTCAACTTCGTGGACCTCCGGGCCGACCCCTGCCTGGCCGCGCCGCCCGGTGAGAAGGAGATCATCGCGCCCACCAAGCTGAAGGAGCGCACACACAACGTCACCGAGAAGGTCACCCAGGTGAGCCGGTGGCCGCGGCGGGACGGAGGGTGCTCGGGGTGTGGGTGGAGAGCCCGGGGTGCTCTACGGGGTGGTGCTGGAGCTCACAGGATGGTGCTGGAGCTCATAAGATGATGTTGGAGCACACAGGATGATGGTGGAGCTCACagagagggagatgctggagctcatggggtgatgctggagctcaTGGGATGATGTTGGAGCTCACAGGATGATGGTGGAGCTCACagggagggagatgctggagctcatggggtgatgctggagctcaTGGGGTGGTGCTGGAGCTCATAGGGTGATGCTGGAGCCCATGAGATGATGCTGGAGCCCatggggtgatgctggagctcGTGGGATGGTGTTGGAGCTcacagggagatgctggagcTCATGGGGTGATGTTGGAGCTTGTGCGGTGATGTTGGAGATCACGGGATGATGCTGGAGCTCGTGGGGCAGTGCTGGAGCTCgtggggtgatgctggagccGATGGGATGATGTTGGAGCCCATGGGGTGATGTTGGAGCTCACGGGATGATGGTGGAGCTCACagggagggagatgctggagctCGTGGGGTGGTGCTGGAGCCCATGGGATGATGCTGGAGCCCGTGGGATGGTGTTGGAGCTCACGGGGAGATGCTGGAGCTCATGGGATGGTGTTGGAGCCCATGGGATGATGCTGGAGCTTgtggggtgatgctggagctcaCGGGATGATGTTGGAGCTtgcagggagatgctggaggtcACGGGTCACAGGATGATGTTGGAGCCCGTGGGGCGGTGCTGGAGCTCgtggggtgatgctggagctcaTAAGATGATGCTGGCTCACAGGATGATGGTGGAGCTCACagggagggagatgctggagctCGTGGGGTGGTGCTGGAGCTCGTGGAGTGGTGCTGGAGCTCATGGGATGATGCTGGAGCCCATGGGGCGATGCTGGAGCTCGTgggatgatgctggagctcatgagatgatgctggagctcgtggggtgatgctggagctcaTGGGACAATGCTGGAGCTtgcagggagatgctggaggtcACGGGTCACGGGATGATGCTGGAGCTCGTGGGATGATGCTGGAGC
The window above is part of the Opisthocomus hoazin isolate bOpiHoa1 unplaced genomic scaffold, bOpiHoa1.hap1 HAP1_SCAFFOLD_318, whole genome shotgun sequence genome. Proteins encoded here:
- the LOC142359341 gene encoding uncharacterized protein LOC142359341, translating into MKLPALLALAGGKASPPPAPPDVVVDFSKPSGESDAEDPPPASPGDPQPEDLAAEPPAARRRASSADDVATGEGEKRWRGRRGHEARRGSGAGAVATVRSVLLSSTSDSELARARALGRIPQISLNFVDLRADPCLAAPPGEKEIIAPTKLKERTHNVTEKVTQVSRWPRRDGGCSGCGWRARGALRGGAGAHRMVLELIR